From a region of the Rhinopithecus roxellana isolate Shanxi Qingling chromosome 8, ASM756505v1, whole genome shotgun sequence genome:
- the APOBEC4 gene encoding putative C->U-editing enzyme APOBEC-4 has product MEPTYEEYLANHGTIVKPYYWLSFSLDCANCPHHIRTGEEVRVSLTEFCQIFGFPYGTTYPQTKHLTFYELKTSSGSLVQKGHASSCTGNYIHPESMLFEMNGYLDSAIYNNDSIRHIILYSNNSPCNEANHCYISKVYNFLITYPGITLSIYFSQLYHTETDFPASAWNREALRSLASLWPRVVLSPISGGIWHSVLHSFVSGVSGSHVFQPILTGRALTDRHNAYEINAITGVKPYFTDVLLQTKRNPNTKAQVALESYPLNNAFPGQSFQMTSGIPPDLRAPVVFVLLPLRDLPPMHMGQDPNKPRNIIRHLNMPQMSFQETEDLERLPTRRSVETAEITERFASSKEADEKRKKKKKGKK; this is encoded by the coding sequence ATGGAGCCCACATATGAGGAATACCTAGCAAATCATGGAACAATAGTAAAGCCTTATTACTGgctaagcttctctctagattgCGCTAATTGTCCTCACCATATTCGAACAGGTGAAGAAGTGAGAGTTTCCCTCACAGAATTTTGTCAGATTTTTGGATTCCCTTATGGGACAAcatatcctcaaacaaaacacctcacattttatgaattaaaaacttCTTCTGGTAGCCTGGTGCAAAAGGGCCATGCTAGCAGTTGCACTGGGAATTATATCCATCCAGAATCAATGCTCTTTGAAATGAATGGTTACCTTGACTCAGCCATATACAATAATGACAGCATCAGGCATATCATTCTGTATTCCAACAACTCCCCCTGTAATGAAGCTAACCACTGCTACATCAGCAAAGTGTACAATTTCCTGATTACATATCCAGGCATCActcttagtatttatttttctcagctcTATCATACCGAGACAGACTTTCCTGCCTCCGCATGGAACCGCGAAGCTCTCCGGAGCCTGGCCAGCTTATGGCCGCGGGTTGTTTTGAGTCCAATAAGTGGAGGGATTTGGCATTCTGTCCTCCACAGCTTTGTTAGTGGTGTCTCAGGATCACATGTTTTTCAGCCCATTTTAACTGGGAGAGCACTGACTGACAGGCACAATGCATATGAAATCAATGCCATAACAGGTGTAAAACCTTACTTCACTGATGTTCTTCTCCAGACAAAAAGAAATCCGAACACAAAAGCTCAGGTGGCTTTAGAGAGCTACCCCTTAAATAATGCCTTTCCTGGACAGTCTTTTCAAATGACGAGTGGAATACCTCCAGACCTCAGGGCTCCTGTTGTTTTTGTGCTATTGCCTCTCAGGGACTTACCACCAATGCATATGGGCCAAGACCCAAATAAACCCAGGAATATCATAAGGCACTTAAATATGCCTCAAATGTCATTCCAGGAAACCGAGGACCTTGAAAGGCTTCCCACTAGAAGGTCAGTGGAGACAGCGGAAATCACAGAACGGTTTGCAAGTAGCAAAGAGGCagatgaaaagaggaagaagaagaagaaagggaagaaataa